The Sporomusaceae bacterium genomic sequence AAAGAGCCCGGTGCTTGAACTGCTCCAGGCTCATTTCCCTGCTGACGTGTCTTTCCACAGTCACCATCGCGTCGCTACTTGGGTGCGAAAGTATGGCAGTTGGTCTGCTCGCTCTGGCGGGCCTGCATCCCGCCGCCGTCAACGTTGACCTCAATCGCGGACGCGTCGCAGTGCTCGCCCTGTTTCCAGAACTTGCAGGACTGTACTTTACATTTGACTCCCGACAATGACACTATATCTCACCTCCTCGGAAAATACGCCCCTAGTATGGGCAGTTCGCCGTCCAAATATGCCGAAAAAGAGAAAAACCGGGAGAAACATCTCCCGGTTTCATATTAGTTTCCAACCCTCAAGTTGGAGCGACTTAAACCCGAACAAACTGCGCAGCTTGATTACGAGCGGAAACGGCGAATCGAGATCGGCCGGCAAATGCAGGTTAACGCCGTCGAACTCCAGCACGCGATGATCACCGGGGGTTTTCGGCAGCCCCAGTCCCACGGACGGGGTAAGTTTAACCCTCCCTCAGCACAGGCTCATTCCCTGGTAGGAAACAAGGTGGACTACGCCGCCCCTCGCGAGAATGTAGTCACGGGCCTCGGCGCTGATCGTCAGATTCATGCCAGCAACCCCCTCTTCACAGCTCCGCCAGCCGTTGCCTGAACGCGGCCAGGCCGTCGGTCACGTCTTCCGGTTGGGCGGCGGCAATCGCCGGGAACCCGCCCACTTCGATCGTCTCCAGCAGCGGGCGCCGGGACTGATCGTAAAATACGCCGTACCAAACGCCGGCAACGCCGCTCTCCAGCCACTCGGCCGGCTCGGCGCTGTTTTCGATGCTGATGCGCACCCCGCCCTGTCCGAGGCAGTCGCGGATTGCCTGGCGCTCGTCCTGGACGAAGCCCATTTTGTCGATATAGATGGTCCAGCCCTCGCCGCTCGCGGCATAGCGTTCGAGCGCGGCGGCGATTTCGGCGAGCACTGCTTTGGTCTTTTCGGAAAAACCGGTATCAGCCGTCAACAGCGGTCACCTCCACCTGCCAGCGGGCCAGTTCCGCCAGCACCGCCGCCACGGTATCCGGCAGAGCGGCGGCGACGACGGGAGTCAGTTCGAGGCCGACATCCAGCGACTCAGGCTGGACGCCAAGCACAACCACTTCCCCGATTGCCCGGTCGGTAGCTTCCAGCACCGCCAGCACATCCTTGATGCCCAGCTCGTGGAGCGAAACTTTCTCCCGGAAATAAGCCTTGACCTCGTCGCCGGCGAACCGGTAGAACGTGCCGGGCGGCCCGCCGCCGGCGATAGCATCGACGACGACGAGCCGCTTTGTTCCGGTGAGAAAGCGCAGGAGATCCATGCCGAGCGTACCGCCGTCAAGCACCTGAACGGCGGCGGGAAAACGGTAGCGGCCGAGCAGCGCTTCCACTGCCCTGACGCCGAACCCCTCATCCCTGAGCAGAATGTTGCCGATGCCGAGTACCGTAATTTGCTTGTTCGCTGTCATCGGCGATATCTCCTATGTCTACAGGTTTGTGGGCAAAAAATTTCACGCCGGAAAACATGCTCGAAGCTTCGCCTTCCCGCTCCATAAAATCGGCGCGGATGACCAGGTATACGTGGACGATGACGAAGATGACGAGCAGCCAGGCTACATAGTGATGAACGAGATGGACGGTATACTCTCCCCCCAGGAGGCCGTTGACGGGGCCGAAGAACTTCGCCCCCAGGCCATTGGGGTTGACCATGAAATACATCGCGAAACCCGTTACCGCCTCAACGGCAAGCAGTACATACACGCCCAGATAGGCGCTGC encodes the following:
- a CDS encoding DUF1540 domain-containing protein, whose product is MSLSGVKCKVQSCKFWKQGEHCDASAIEVNVDGGGMQARQSEQTNCHTFAPK
- a CDS encoding hydrogenase expression/formation C-terminal domain-containing protein, which codes for MTADTGFSEKTKAVLAEIAAALERYAASGEGWTIYIDKMGFVQDERQAIRDCLGQGGVRISIENSAEPAEWLESGVAGVWYGVFYDQSRRPLLETIEVGGFPAIAAAQPEDVTDGLAAFRQRLAEL
- a CDS encoding HyaD/HybD family hydrogenase maturation endopeptidase codes for the protein MTANKQITVLGIGNILLRDEGFGVRAVEALLGRYRFPAAVQVLDGGTLGMDLLRFLTGTKRLVVVDAIAGGGPPGTFYRFAGDEVKAYFREKVSLHELGIKDVLAVLEATDRAIGEVVVLGVQPESLDVGLELTPVVAAALPDTVAAVLAELARWQVEVTAVDG